Proteins encoded by one window of Nocardia goodfellowii:
- a CDS encoding Gfo/Idh/MocA family protein — protein MTTTDLRIGLAGTGRIGAAHAETLKALPGVGSVIVADADAPRAQAIASKLGLEFAPDVETLLGSGLSGLIVATATDSHPELITRAVDRGIPVFCEKPVAADIRGTLAVLEHLETSDVPVQIGFQRRFDAGYRAARAAIASGELGWLHTLRATTLDPAPPPAEYVARSGGLFRDCGVHDFDIIRWVTGREVVEVYATGGNRGAEFFRAAADVDTAAVLLTLDDGTLATVSLSRYNGAGYDVRLEVLGSRGNAIVGLDARAPLHSVESGYPPATSPAYPNFMERFHPAYTAELRAFLSVATGAIPTPCHPTDALEAFYIAEACDLSRREGRPVAQHEVRQR, from the coding sequence ATGACCACGACCGACCTCCGCATCGGCCTCGCCGGCACCGGCCGCATCGGCGCCGCCCACGCCGAGACACTCAAAGCACTGCCCGGCGTCGGCTCCGTGATCGTCGCCGACGCGGACGCGCCCCGCGCCCAGGCGATCGCCAGCAAACTCGGCCTGGAGTTCGCCCCCGACGTCGAAACCCTGCTGGGCTCCGGCCTTTCCGGTCTGATCGTCGCCACGGCCACCGACTCGCACCCCGAACTCATCACCCGCGCGGTCGATCGCGGTATTCCGGTGTTCTGCGAGAAACCCGTCGCGGCCGATATCCGCGGCACCCTCGCGGTCCTCGAGCACCTCGAAACCTCTGATGTCCCGGTACAAATCGGCTTTCAGCGCCGCTTCGACGCCGGATATCGCGCGGCCCGCGCGGCCATCGCCTCCGGTGAACTCGGCTGGCTGCACACCCTGCGCGCCACCACCCTCGACCCGGCGCCACCGCCCGCCGAGTATGTCGCCCGCTCAGGAGGATTGTTCCGCGACTGCGGCGTCCACGATTTCGACATCATCCGCTGGGTGACCGGCCGGGAGGTGGTCGAGGTCTACGCCACGGGCGGCAACCGCGGTGCCGAATTCTTCCGCGCCGCGGCCGATGTCGACACCGCCGCCGTCCTGCTCACCCTGGACGACGGCACCCTCGCCACGGTCTCGCTGTCCCGCTACAACGGGGCCGGTTACGACGTCCGTCTAGAGGTCCTGGGCTCGCGCGGCAACGCCATCGTCGGTCTGGACGCCCGTGCTCCGCTGCATTCCGTCGAATCCGGCTATCCCCCGGCCACCTCCCCCGCCTACCCCAACTTCATGGAGCGCTTCCACCCGGCTTACACCGCCGAACTGCGCGCATTCCTCTCGGTCGCCACCGGCGCGATCCCCACCCCCTGCCACCCCACCGACGCCCTGGAAGCCTTCTACATCGCCGAAGCCTGCGATCTCTCCCGCCGTGAGGGCCGCCCGGTCGCCCAGCACGAGGTGCGGCAGCGGTAG
- a CDS encoding LacI family DNA-binding transcriptional regulator — MGRPTMEDVAHRAGVSRALVSLVMRNSPKVSEHRRRAVLEAAKDLGYQPHIMARSLASRTSNIVGVLVSDLRNAFFADVVEGMDSAAQELGFELILNTGRRSAARERTALDSLLAFRPGGIILLSPVLPAAAIRVAAQQGPVVLVSRGSTVPEVDTVNDDGEAGSALAVDHLVSLGHRRIVHIDGGAAFSAAARRRGYRAAMQRHGLEPMVVPSEHTDSAGLAAVQQLRNLFSPSDFPTGLVCGNDFNAVGAMSGLEEAGLRVPEDVSIVGYDNTSLAALRHVSLTTIDQPRIRMGRLALEALAERLRDGRTAPVRRRVEPSLVVRATTAALT, encoded by the coding sequence ATGGGGCGACCGACCATGGAGGATGTCGCCCACCGCGCCGGTGTCTCCCGCGCTCTGGTCTCGCTGGTCATGCGCAACTCGCCGAAGGTCAGTGAGCACCGCCGCCGCGCCGTGCTGGAAGCCGCGAAGGATCTCGGCTATCAGCCGCACATCATGGCGCGCTCGCTGGCGAGCCGGACCTCGAACATCGTCGGTGTGCTCGTCTCCGATCTGCGCAACGCGTTCTTCGCCGATGTGGTCGAGGGAATGGACAGCGCGGCACAGGAACTCGGCTTCGAACTCATCCTCAACACCGGACGCCGCAGCGCCGCCCGGGAGCGCACCGCGTTGGACAGCCTGCTCGCCTTCCGTCCTGGCGGCATCATCCTACTTTCCCCCGTACTGCCCGCCGCCGCCATTCGTGTTGCGGCGCAACAGGGTCCGGTCGTGCTGGTGTCGCGAGGCTCGACCGTGCCGGAGGTCGACACCGTCAACGACGACGGCGAAGCCGGTTCCGCGTTGGCCGTCGATCATCTGGTGTCTCTCGGGCACCGCCGCATCGTCCACATCGACGGCGGCGCGGCCTTCTCCGCCGCCGCCCGCCGCCGCGGCTACCGCGCCGCCATGCAGCGCCACGGCCTGGAGCCGATGGTCGTGCCGAGTGAGCACACCGATTCCGCCGGTCTGGCCGCCGTCCAGCAGCTACGGAACCTCTTCTCTCCCAGCGACTTTCCCACGGGGCTGGTGTGCGGCAACGACTTCAACGCCGTGGGCGCGATGTCCGGGCTGGAGGAGGCCGGCTTGCGGGTGCCCGAGGATGTGTCGATCGTCGGCTATGACAACACCTCGCTGGCCGCACTCCGTCACGTCTCGCTCACCACCATCGATCAACCGCGTATCCGAATGGGCCGTCTCGCCCTCGAGGCGCTCGCCGAACGCCTACGCGACGGACGCACCGCCCCGGTCCGCCGCCGGGTCGAACCGTCCCTCGTCGTTCGCGCCACCACCGCCGCCCTCACCTGA
- a CDS encoding TIM barrel protein: MAEPFHPPRIAGAPISWGVCEVPGWGHVLDARTVLAEMAALGITATELGPPGYLPADPGELRALLTEFGMRAIGGFLAVPLHCRPEHALATVRRTATLFAATGAEILVLAAATGLAGYDSRPPLSAAEWRTLIETAAAARDIAAEHGLRAVLHPHVGTQIETQAEVERFLADSDLDLCLDTGHLLIGGTDPLQLARRHPDRIGHVHLKDVRSELAGEIRGGKLEYSQAVRQGLYVPLGEGDVDIAALVRGMHETGYRGWYVIEQDTALAPAGPADQPRRDTEHSLRSLAGISTAARCELSARRR, from the coding sequence ATGGCCGAACCGTTCCACCCGCCGCGTATCGCGGGCGCGCCGATCTCCTGGGGTGTCTGCGAGGTGCCCGGTTGGGGGCACGTCCTCGACGCCCGCACCGTGCTCGCGGAGATGGCCGCGCTGGGCATCACCGCGACCGAGCTCGGACCGCCCGGCTATCTGCCGGCCGATCCGGGGGAGCTGCGCGCGCTGCTGACGGAGTTCGGCATGCGCGCGATCGGCGGATTCCTCGCCGTCCCCCTGCACTGCCGACCCGAACACGCCCTCGCCACCGTCCGCCGCACGGCCACGCTGTTCGCCGCGACCGGTGCCGAGATACTGGTCCTGGCGGCCGCCACCGGTCTCGCGGGCTACGACAGCCGCCCGCCCCTGAGCGCCGCCGAGTGGCGCACCCTCATCGAAACCGCCGCCGCGGCGCGCGATATCGCCGCCGAGCACGGCTTGCGTGCCGTCCTGCACCCGCACGTCGGCACCCAGATCGAAACCCAGGCCGAGGTCGAGCGTTTCCTGGCCGACTCGGACCTGGACCTGTGCCTGGACACCGGGCATCTACTCATCGGCGGCACCGACCCGCTGCAGCTGGCCCGCCGCCATCCCGACCGGATCGGGCACGTCCATCTCAAGGACGTGCGAAGCGAACTCGCCGGCGAAATCCGCGGCGGCAAACTCGAATACAGCCAAGCGGTGCGTCAGGGACTGTATGTTCCGCTGGGTGAGGGCGATGTCGATATCGCAGCGCTGGTGCGCGGCATGCACGAAACCGGATACCGCGGTTGGTATGTCATCGAACAGGACACCGCGCTGGCGCCCGCCGGCCCGGCCGATCAGCCACGCCGGGACACCGAACACAGCTTGCGCAGCCTCGCGGGGATCAGCACCGCGGCGCGGTGTGAGCTCAGCGCCCGAAGGCGGTAG
- a CDS encoding sugar ABC transporter substrate-binding protein produces MSRQRVRRLVPWIAAAAVLAACSGPGSDEPAKTESPGAQGTLESVAVVTHGSAGDAFWNVVKNGAEQAGKDLGVRVDYNSSGDPGQQAKLIDNAVAQGVGGLVVSMANPDALRTSIEKAVAAGIPVVTVNSGENESAAFGAITHVGQSETLAGSNAGKRLADAGKKKLLCVIHEAGNIGANQRCEGATKAFGTGTTLQVDINNPTDAQARIKGAVEADRSIDAVLTLNSQVAARAVDAVKEANSAAAIATFDLNADVVAAIKADKLLFAVDQQQYEQGYLPIVLLKLYQTNRNTLGGGAPVQTGPAFVDKNNVEAVAALVSRGTR; encoded by the coding sequence ATGTCGAGACAGCGCGTACGTCGGTTGGTGCCGTGGATAGCGGCGGCGGCGGTTCTGGCGGCCTGTAGCGGGCCCGGATCGGACGAGCCCGCCAAGACCGAATCCCCGGGCGCCCAGGGCACTTTGGAGTCGGTCGCGGTCGTCACCCACGGCAGCGCGGGTGACGCGTTCTGGAACGTCGTGAAGAACGGCGCCGAGCAGGCGGGCAAGGATCTGGGCGTCCGCGTCGACTACAACTCCTCCGGTGATCCGGGCCAGCAGGCCAAGCTCATCGACAACGCCGTCGCGCAGGGTGTCGGCGGTCTGGTCGTCTCCATGGCCAATCCCGACGCGTTGCGCACCTCGATCGAAAAGGCGGTGGCGGCGGGTATTCCGGTGGTCACCGTCAACTCCGGCGAGAACGAGAGCGCGGCCTTCGGCGCCATCACCCACGTCGGCCAGAGCGAAACCCTGGCCGGGTCGAACGCGGGCAAGCGGCTGGCGGACGCCGGAAAGAAGAAGCTGCTCTGCGTGATTCACGAAGCCGGAAACATCGGCGCGAATCAGCGGTGCGAGGGGGCCACCAAAGCGTTCGGCACCGGCACCACACTGCAGGTCGACATCAACAACCCCACCGACGCCCAGGCCCGGATCAAAGGCGCGGTGGAGGCCGATCGCTCCATCGACGCGGTGCTGACCCTGAACTCCCAGGTCGCGGCCCGCGCCGTCGACGCGGTCAAAGAAGCGAACTCCGCCGCGGCCATCGCCACCTTCGACCTGAATGCCGATGTGGTGGCGGCGATCAAGGCGGACAAGTTGTTGTTCGCGGTCGACCAGCAGCAGTACGAGCAGGGCTACCTGCCGATCGTGCTGTTGAAGCTGTACCAGACCAACCGCAACACGCTCGGCGGCGGCGCGCCCGTGCAGACCGGCCCGGCGTTCGTGGACAAGAACAATGTGGAAGCCGTCGCCGCCCTGGTATCGCGCGGCACCCGCTGA
- a CDS encoding ABC transporter permease yields the protein MTVATPVSEQSSEVAAGPSLLHRMLVRPEVGAALGALLVFVFFSLITERFLSPMGIANWLDDASTLGIMAVAVALLMIGGEFDLSAGVMTASTALVTALLAVHAGWNVWLALLVSLLLALTVGAFNGWLVMRTGMPSFIVTLGTFLALQGLNLGVTRLVTGTVQVAGIRSAPGYESAGSVFASTLRIGGTSVQASVLWWIVLTAIAAFVLTRTKFGNWIFAVGGSLPSARAVGVPADRTKIILFMTTAFAGWVVGSCMILRFTSVQANQGIGLELHYIIAAVVGGCLLTGGFGSAVGAAIGALIFGMARQGIVFARWDSDWFMLFLGVLLLAAVLVNNRFQKRAERVRR from the coding sequence ATGACCGTTGCCACCCCGGTTTCGGAGCAGTCGAGCGAGGTGGCGGCCGGTCCCTCGCTGCTGCACCGGATGCTCGTGCGGCCGGAGGTGGGCGCCGCCCTCGGCGCCCTGCTGGTGTTCGTGTTCTTCTCCCTCATCACCGAGCGTTTCCTCAGCCCGATGGGCATTGCGAACTGGCTCGACGACGCGTCCACCCTCGGCATCATGGCGGTCGCGGTGGCCCTGCTGATGATCGGCGGTGAATTCGATCTGTCGGCGGGTGTGATGACCGCGTCGACAGCGTTGGTCACCGCGCTGCTGGCGGTGCACGCCGGCTGGAATGTCTGGCTCGCGCTGCTGGTTTCGCTGTTGCTCGCTTTGACGGTCGGAGCATTCAACGGCTGGCTCGTCATGCGCACGGGGATGCCGAGTTTCATCGTGACGCTCGGCACGTTCCTGGCGCTGCAAGGCCTCAATCTCGGTGTGACCAGGCTCGTCACGGGAACCGTGCAGGTGGCGGGGATCCGCAGCGCGCCGGGCTATGAGTCCGCGGGATCGGTCTTCGCCTCGACCTTGCGGATCGGCGGCACCAGTGTGCAGGCGTCGGTGCTCTGGTGGATCGTGCTGACCGCGATCGCGGCATTCGTGTTGACCCGCACCAAGTTCGGCAACTGGATCTTCGCCGTCGGCGGATCGCTGCCCAGCGCGCGGGCGGTCGGTGTACCCGCCGACCGGACCAAGATCATTTTGTTCATGACCACCGCCTTCGCGGGCTGGGTCGTCGGCTCCTGCATGATCCTGCGCTTCACCAGTGTCCAAGCGAATCAGGGCATCGGCCTGGAGCTGCATTACATCATCGCGGCGGTGGTGGGCGGTTGCCTGCTCACCGGCGGCTTCGGTTCCGCGGTGGGCGCCGCGATCGGCGCGCTGATCTTCGGTATGGCACGCCAGGGCATCGTGTTCGCACGCTGGGACAGCGATTGGTTCATGCTCTTCCTCGGCGTGCTCCTGCTGGCAGCGGTGCTGGTGAACAACCGTTTTCAGAAGCGAGCCGAAAGGGTACGGCGATGA
- a CDS encoding ATP-binding cassette domain-containing protein, translating into MNAPLIETIDIGKSYGGVVALEDVSMAVRAGEVVCVLGDNGAGKSTLIKILAGVHQHDRGKLRIDGETTRLSSPRAALDQGIATVYQDLAVVPLMSVWRNFVLGSEPTIGAGPFRMLDSRKGREIARKGLSDMGIEIRDMEQPVGTLSGGQRQCVAIARAVHYGARVLILDEPTAALGVKQAGVVLRYVVQARDRGLGVVLITHNPHHAYPVGDHFLLLKRGAVLGSYAKSEIDVSDLTRQMAGGAELDVLEHELQRVVNPS; encoded by the coding sequence ATGAACGCGCCACTCATCGAAACCATCGATATCGGCAAGAGCTATGGCGGCGTCGTTGCCCTGGAAGATGTTTCGATGGCGGTGCGCGCGGGTGAGGTGGTCTGCGTGCTCGGCGACAACGGCGCGGGTAAGTCGACGCTGATCAAGATTCTCGCCGGTGTGCACCAGCACGATCGGGGCAAGCTGCGGATCGACGGCGAGACCACCCGATTGTCCTCTCCCCGTGCGGCTCTGGATCAAGGCATCGCGACCGTATACCAGGATCTGGCGGTCGTCCCGCTGATGAGCGTGTGGCGCAACTTCGTTCTCGGTTCCGAACCCACCATCGGAGCCGGGCCGTTCCGCATGCTGGACAGTCGCAAGGGACGGGAGATAGCCCGAAAGGGTCTGTCCGACATGGGCATCGAGATCCGCGATATGGAGCAGCCGGTCGGCACGCTCTCCGGTGGCCAGCGCCAATGCGTCGCCATCGCGCGTGCGGTGCACTACGGAGCGCGGGTCCTCATTCTCGACGAGCCCACCGCCGCGCTCGGCGTCAAGCAGGCGGGCGTGGTCCTGCGTTACGTCGTGCAAGCGCGCGACCGTGGGCTCGGCGTCGTCCTCATCACCCATAATCCGCACCACGCCTATCCGGTCGGCGACCATTTCCTGCTCCTCAAACGTGGTGCCGTCCTGGGCTCCTACGCCAAGTCCGAGATCGATGTCTCCGATCTGACGCGCCAGATGGCGGGCGGCGCGGAACTGGACGTACTCGAACACGAACTCCAGCGGGTGGTGAATCCCTCGTGA
- the iolC gene encoding 5-dehydro-2-deoxygluconokinase → MTELEVLTIGRVGVDLYPQQSGVPLAEVETFAKSLGGTATNVAVAAARLGRRSAVLTKVGPDGFGDYVRSALESFGVTARYVGTSPNLQTPVVFCALDPPDDPPLLFYRAPIAPDLTIETRDVPWDLVEQVPLLWVTGTGVSAEASRSTQRAILRRRARRGHTVLDLDYRPMFWPDPALARPEIAWMLDHVSVVVGNRTETEVALGTADPDEAADRILARGVRLAVVKRGAEGVLIATEADRWTVPPCPVEVVCGLGAGDGFGGALIHGLLAGWGPERIAVYANAAGALVAGRLACADTMPTHEEIEALASGHRRPAPR, encoded by the coding sequence GTGACCGAGCTCGAGGTCTTGACCATCGGCCGGGTCGGCGTCGACCTCTACCCGCAGCAGAGCGGGGTACCCCTCGCGGAGGTCGAGACATTCGCGAAGTCGTTGGGCGGCACCGCGACCAACGTGGCGGTCGCCGCCGCTCGCCTCGGCAGGCGCAGCGCGGTGCTCACCAAGGTCGGGCCCGACGGTTTCGGTGACTACGTGCGGTCCGCGCTCGAAAGCTTCGGCGTGACCGCACGTTACGTCGGGACCTCGCCGAATCTGCAGACCCCCGTGGTCTTCTGCGCGCTGGACCCGCCCGACGACCCGCCGCTGCTCTTCTATCGCGCGCCGATCGCGCCCGACCTGACCATCGAAACCCGGGATGTCCCCTGGGATCTGGTGGAACAGGTGCCGCTGCTCTGGGTCACGGGCACCGGGGTCAGTGCCGAAGCCAGCCGCAGTACCCAGCGCGCGATCCTGCGCCGCCGTGCCCGTCGCGGTCACACCGTGCTCGATCTCGACTATCGCCCCATGTTCTGGCCGGACCCGGCGCTGGCTCGCCCGGAGATCGCCTGGATGCTCGACCACGTCAGCGTCGTGGTGGGCAACCGCACCGAAACCGAAGTCGCGCTGGGGACGGCCGATCCGGACGAGGCGGCGGACCGGATACTCGCCCGGGGCGTGCGCCTCGCGGTCGTCAAACGCGGAGCCGAAGGGGTACTGATCGCTACCGAAGCCGATCGCTGGACGGTGCCGCCGTGCCCCGTGGAGGTCGTCTGCGGGCTCGGCGCGGGTGACGGCTTCGGCGGCGCGCTGATCCATGGCCTGCTCGCGGGCTGGGGTCCGGAACGCATCGCCGTCTACGCCAATGCCGCCGGGGCCCTGGTCGCCGGGCGGCTGGCATGCGCGGACACGATGCCCACGCACGAGGAGATCGAAGCGCTGGCGAGCGGACATCGTCGGCCAGCACCCCGGTGA
- a CDS encoding Cgl0159 family (beta/alpha)8-fold protein — protein sequence MYLTDARWRELLRIRATDPGAVARAYARRARRPALLPDKRTLFLVAADHPARGALEVGADRTAMAGRRTLLERLLIALSNPAVDGVLGSPDVVEELLLLGALNDKVVIGSMNRGGLAGAEWEIDDRFTGYDAESLVKYRLDGGKMLLRLVDSDPGTVPTLHACARAVSELAAHGLMAMVEPLPYHRDESGVLVMSKDAPALSRAITVASGLGVTSAYTWLKIPAPEDNSVLDATTLPVVVLGGIPSGDPAADVTAWGGALTHDVVRGLVVGRSLLYPPDGDVAAAVDAAARVLKEAR from the coding sequence ATGTATCTGACCGATGCCCGCTGGCGGGAACTGCTGCGCATCCGCGCCACCGATCCCGGCGCTGTCGCCCGAGCCTATGCCCGGCGCGCCCGCCGTCCAGCTCTGTTGCCGGACAAGCGCACTCTGTTCCTCGTCGCCGCCGACCATCCCGCTCGGGGCGCACTGGAAGTCGGCGCGGACCGCACCGCCATGGCCGGTCGCCGCACCCTTCTGGAGCGCCTGCTCATCGCGCTGTCCAATCCCGCGGTGGACGGCGTCCTGGGGTCCCCGGACGTCGTCGAGGAACTGCTGCTCCTCGGTGCCCTGAACGACAAGGTCGTCATCGGCTCGATGAATCGCGGCGGCTTGGCCGGCGCGGAATGGGAAATCGACGACCGCTTCACCGGCTACGACGCCGAATCGCTGGTGAAATACCGTCTCGACGGCGGCAAAATGCTGCTGCGCCTGGTCGATTCGGATCCCGGCACCGTGCCCACCCTGCACGCCTGCGCCCGAGCGGTCTCCGAACTCGCCGCGCACGGCCTGATGGCCATGGTCGAACCGCTGCCGTACCACCGCGACGAATCCGGCGTTCTGGTCATGAGCAAGGACGCCCCGGCACTGTCTCGCGCCATCACCGTCGCCTCCGGACTCGGCGTGACCTCCGCCTACACCTGGTTGAAAATCCCCGCACCCGAAGACAATTCGGTGCTCGATGCCACGACGCTGCCGGTGGTGGTCCTGGGCGGCATCCCCTCGGGAGACCCGGCCGCCGACGTCACCGCCTGGGGCGGCGCCCTGACCCACGATGTCGTCCGCGGCCTGGTCGTCGGTCGCTCGCTGCTCTACCCGCCGGACGGTGATGTGGCCGCGGCCGTCGATGCCGCGGCGCGCGTGCTGAAGGAAGCCCGATGA
- the iolB gene encoding 5-deoxy-glucuronate isomerase produces MTLHHPAGALADGADPVVLTPERARWSYAGLRVLRISAGTRRTLLTAEFEAFVLPLAGSGVVRVDGLTFELHGRESVFTRVTDFVYVPRDAEVELASADGLEVALPMARCTRRLSPKYGPAEDVPVEVRGAGQATRQVTNFGVPGVWDHADKLNACELLTPDGNWSSYPPHKHDAVSACEVVNEEIYYFRIADRDGITPSRTGFGMHRTYDGARDENVAVRDGDVFLIPRGYHGPCVAAPGYPMYYLNVLAGPAEQRSMAFCDDPAHSWVRDTWNTQAPDPRCPVTNHQGRL; encoded by the coding sequence ATGACATTGCATCACCCCGCCGGGGCGCTTGCCGATGGCGCGGATCCGGTAGTGCTGACACCGGAGCGCGCGCGGTGGAGTTACGCCGGATTGCGCGTTCTGCGGATTTCGGCCGGTACCCGGCGCACACTGCTCACCGCGGAATTCGAAGCGTTCGTCCTGCCCTTGGCGGGCTCGGGTGTTGTGCGGGTCGACGGACTGACGTTCGAACTGCACGGGCGCGAATCGGTGTTCACCCGGGTCACGGATTTCGTGTACGTTCCGCGCGACGCCGAGGTCGAACTCGCCAGCGCCGACGGACTCGAGGTCGCGCTGCCGATGGCCCGTTGCACGCGTCGTCTGTCGCCGAAATACGGTCCGGCCGAGGATGTTCCGGTGGAAGTCCGCGGGGCGGGACAGGCGACCCGCCAGGTCACCAACTTCGGCGTCCCCGGCGTCTGGGACCATGCCGACAAGCTCAACGCCTGCGAACTGCTCACACCGGACGGCAATTGGTCCTCCTATCCGCCGCACAAACACGACGCGGTCAGCGCCTGCGAGGTCGTCAACGAGGAGATCTACTACTTCCGCATCGCCGATCGGGATGGCATCACTCCGTCCCGTACCGGATTCGGCATGCACCGCACCTACGACGGCGCCCGGGACGAGAACGTCGCGGTCCGCGACGGTGATGTCTTCCTCATCCCGCGTGGCTATCACGGTCCGTGCGTCGCCGCCCCTGGCTACCCGATGTATTACCTGAACGTGCTGGCGGGTCCCGCCGAGCAGCGTTCGATGGCCTTCTGCGACGACCCCGCGCACAGCTGGGTGCGCGACACCTGGAACACCCAAGCCCCCGACCCCCGCTGCCCTGTCACCAACCACCAGGGACGCCTGTAG
- the iolD gene encoding 3D-(3,5/4)-trihydroxycyclohexane-1,2-dione acylhydrolase (decyclizing), whose amino-acid sequence MKSTTAQALVSWLIAQRSETLDGREVPLFPAVFAIFGHGNVLGLGTALQERRDEIPTWRGQTEQGMALAAVGYAKATHRRQVGVATSSIGPGALNMVTAAGVAHANRLPLLLLPGDTFTGRAPDPVLQQVEHFHDATATVNDAFRAVSRYFDRITRPEQLLATLPQVARVLTDPADAGPVTLALPQDVQAETFDFPDALFEPVLHRIPRSRPDSRVVTEAAALLRGARRPLLVLGGGVRYSGAAARILEFAERQGIPVTETTAGRTLVAHDHPLHAGPLGITGSESANTLAAEADLVLAIGTRLQDFTTASWTVFAPDVRLLTINTARFDAVKHGAVAIVGDARAAVDDLAEHVRQDWRVEASWTARAAALRSAWDARIDKLRAPTAGSPSYAQVVGVVNELSAPTDYVMTASGGLPGELIGGWRAHGGAPAMDVEYGFSCMGYELAGAWGAAMAHTTGLVTTLLGDGSYLMANSDLFSAAFAGHPFVAVVCDNDGYAVIARLQEGQGGVSFNNFYADCRSTLPDPPRVNFAAHARALGCEVYTATDLAEFRAAYTQAREAAAAHSRPAVVVVRTQPATWIEAGAWWEVGVPQHLSGHEEFEPGKRGQLRYLAPADPNFSQPRHRPPRAELPDGNGR is encoded by the coding sequence ATGAAGTCGACCACCGCACAAGCTCTCGTCTCCTGGCTGATCGCACAGCGCTCGGAAACCCTCGACGGCCGCGAAGTACCGCTGTTCCCCGCGGTGTTCGCGATCTTCGGGCACGGCAACGTGCTCGGGCTGGGTACCGCTCTGCAGGAGCGCCGCGACGAGATACCCACCTGGCGCGGCCAGACCGAACAGGGTATGGCACTCGCCGCCGTCGGCTACGCGAAGGCCACGCATCGTCGCCAGGTGGGTGTCGCCACCTCCTCCATCGGTCCCGGCGCGTTGAACATGGTCACCGCCGCGGGCGTGGCACACGCGAATCGTCTACCGCTGCTGCTGCTTCCGGGCGACACCTTCACCGGCCGCGCGCCCGACCCGGTGCTGCAACAGGTCGAGCACTTCCACGATGCCACCGCCACCGTCAACGATGCCTTCCGCGCCGTCAGCCGCTACTTCGATCGCATCACCCGTCCCGAACAACTCCTCGCCACCCTGCCTCAGGTGGCCCGCGTGCTCACCGATCCGGCCGACGCCGGACCGGTGACGCTGGCTCTGCCGCAGGACGTCCAAGCCGAGACCTTCGATTTTCCGGACGCGCTGTTCGAACCGGTGCTGCACCGAATCCCGCGCTCGCGCCCCGACAGTCGCGTCGTCACCGAAGCCGCGGCCCTCCTGCGCGGCGCCCGGCGGCCGCTGCTCGTGCTCGGCGGTGGTGTCCGCTATTCGGGCGCGGCCGCCCGGATACTGGAATTCGCGGAGCGGCAAGGCATTCCGGTCACCGAAACCACCGCGGGACGCACCCTCGTCGCCCACGACCACCCGCTGCACGCGGGCCCGCTGGGCATCACCGGGTCGGAATCGGCGAATACCCTTGCCGCCGAAGCGGATCTGGTCCTGGCGATCGGCACCCGCCTACAGGACTTCACCACCGCCTCCTGGACCGTCTTCGCCCCGGACGTCCGTCTGCTCACCATCAACACCGCCCGCTTCGACGCGGTCAAGCACGGTGCCGTGGCGATCGTCGGCGACGCCCGCGCCGCTGTCGACGATCTGGCCGAGCACGTGCGGCAGGATTGGCGGGTCGAGGCGTCCTGGACCGCCCGCGCGGCCGCCTTGCGCAGCGCCTGGGACGCCCGCATCGACAAGCTTCGCGCCCCCACCGCGGGCTCGCCCAGTTACGCCCAGGTCGTCGGCGTCGTCAACGAACTCAGCGCACCCACCGACTACGTCATGACCGCATCCGGGGGTCTGCCCGGTGAGCTGATCGGCGGCTGGCGCGCCCACGGTGGCGCTCCGGCCATGGACGTCGAGTACGGCTTCTCCTGCATGGGTTACGAACTGGCGGGCGCGTGGGGCGCGGCGATGGCCCACACCACCGGTCTGGTCACCACATTGCTCGGCGACGGCTCCTACCTGATGGCGAATTCCGACCTGTTCTCCGCCGCCTTCGCCGGCCATCCGTTCGTCGCCGTCGTGTGCGATAACGACGGCTACGCGGTCATCGCGCGCCTGCAAGAGGGGCAGGGTGGAGTTTCGTTCAATAATTTCTACGCCGATTGCCGCAGCACCCTGCCGGACCCGCCCCGGGTGAATTTCGCCGCGCACGCCCGAGCCCTCGGTTGCGAGGTCTATACCGCCACTGACCTGGCCGAATTCCGGGCCGCCTATACCCAGGCGCGCGAGGCGGCCGCAGCGCATTCCCGGCCCGCCGTCGTCGTGGTCCGCACCCAGCCCGCAACCTGGATCGAGGCCGGGGCCTGGTGGGAAGTCGGTGTGCCGCAACATCTTTCCGGCCACGAGGAGTTCGAGCCGGGCAAGCGGGGCCAGCTCCGCTATCTCGCACCGGCCGACCCGAACTTTTCTCAGCCGCGGCACCGGCCGCCGCGCGCGGAACTTCCGGATGGAAATGGGCGCTGA
- a CDS encoding cold-shock protein: protein MAQGVVKWFNSEKGFGFIAQDGGGPDVFVHYSAVSGAGFRSLDEGQRVEFEIGQGQKGPQAQDVRVL, encoded by the coding sequence ATGGCTCAGGGTGTAGTTAAGTGGTTCAACAGCGAGAAGGGCTTCGGCTTCATCGCGCAAGACGGCGGAGGCCCCGACGTCTTCGTGCATTACTCGGCCGTTAGCGGCGCGGGTTTCCGGTCCCTCGACGAGGGGCAGCGCGTGGAGTTCGAGATCGGCCAGGGCCAGAAGGGCCCGCAGGCGCAGGACGTCCGCGTTCTCTGA